In one window of Skermanella rosea DNA:
- the cas3 gene encoding CRISPR-associated helicase Cas3', which translates to MFPIPRPWAKLRQNEDGVIASYLSLTDHSADVAAMMEALLGLPTVNLRLARLAGRQELSAGQRARLAALAALHDFGKANHGFQNKALDRNERQSVRRAGHVGPAMAILLGDEGGGSFDTAMRLKKILYSMLDVENLASWCEEKVAGEGLADLMTALFAHHGSLPKSIVVEPALWEATPVYDPLSAVGELTAALRRWFPDAFAPDVGQVPTSPRFLHAFAGLVMLADWLGSDSGRFPFPGDPEAPSASADRMVFARAAARRVLIDRWLDPERTRDAARSLYWDFAALFPEPGRRPRPLQADLLARTAPEPGSGSLLVVEAETGSGKTEAALIHFLNLLRADCVDGLYFALPTRASAVQIHRRIRDDLRRLLGDGCPPVGLAVPGYLRVDDQDGEPLPDYGVHWPDNDGDKFRDRGWAVEQPKRFLAGAVMVGTVDQLLMGGLMVRHAQLRSAAMLRHLLVVDEVHASDPYMEELLRHVLDQHRAAGGHALLMSATLGSAARHRLTGRTDRPPALEVVADMPFPAVTSGTRDPVEPAIGDAPPPKPVAIELVGDPEDLDAVARLAVEAGERGARVLVIVNTVRRAMELQQKVEMLASPSSSGLLFGIAGRSCPHHARFAAEDRRLLDDALEQAFGKTANAPCIAVTTQTAEQSLDIDADLLVTDLCPADVLLQRVGRLHRHKRPRPTGFETARLVVLAPTIDALSSLLRSDGSVIPRLLGFGRTYPNLLGLAATRRELEARRGLDLPRENRLLVEAATHPEALTALAESLGGFWTGHARTVIGKAIAHGMAANTAEIKWSKPLEPLPEGLDGAISTRLGLNDRMAIFRNGVEGPFGQEVTRIRIPGWLVPHSPAEAAPENVQVEAGSLLFNFGGKSLGYDRFGLKAT; encoded by the coding sequence ATGTTTCCCATCCCACGTCCCTGGGCGAAGTTGCGGCAGAACGAGGATGGGGTGATTGCGTCGTATCTCTCGTTGACCGATCATAGCGCCGACGTCGCCGCCATGATGGAAGCTTTGCTCGGCTTGCCGACCGTCAATCTCCGGCTGGCGCGGTTGGCGGGCAGGCAAGAGCTTTCGGCCGGCCAGCGCGCGCGTCTTGCGGCACTGGCGGCGCTGCACGATTTCGGCAAGGCCAATCATGGGTTCCAGAACAAAGCGCTCGACCGAAATGAACGGCAATCCGTGCGAAGGGCGGGCCATGTCGGTCCGGCGATGGCCATACTACTGGGGGATGAGGGCGGTGGATCTTTTGACACAGCAATGAGGTTAAAAAAAATATTGTACAGTATGCTTGATGTGGAAAACCTTGCCAGCTGGTGCGAAGAAAAGGTCGCCGGTGAAGGGCTGGCGGACCTCATGACGGCTTTGTTCGCCCATCACGGCTCGCTGCCGAAATCCATCGTGGTCGAGCCGGCACTTTGGGAAGCCACCCCCGTATACGATCCACTTTCCGCCGTCGGCGAGCTGACCGCGGCCCTGCGCCGCTGGTTTCCAGACGCTTTCGCGCCCGACGTCGGGCAGGTGCCGACCTCTCCGCGCTTTCTGCATGCCTTCGCCGGGCTGGTCATGCTGGCCGATTGGCTAGGGTCAGACTCCGGCAGGTTTCCGTTTCCCGGCGATCCGGAGGCGCCCTCCGCATCGGCGGACCGGATGGTCTTCGCCCGTGCCGCGGCGCGGCGTGTCCTTATCGACCGATGGCTCGACCCGGAACGTACACGCGACGCCGCCCGGAGCCTATACTGGGATTTCGCAGCGCTCTTCCCGGAGCCTGGCCGCCGGCCTCGCCCGCTCCAGGCCGATTTGCTCGCCCGTACGGCACCGGAACCCGGGTCCGGCAGCCTGCTGGTCGTCGAGGCCGAGACTGGATCCGGCAAGACCGAGGCGGCGTTGATCCATTTCCTGAACCTGCTGCGCGCCGACTGCGTCGACGGACTTTACTTCGCCTTGCCGACAAGAGCATCGGCAGTTCAGATCCATCGTCGCATACGCGATGACCTACGCCGTCTGTTAGGAGACGGCTGCCCGCCCGTCGGGCTGGCAGTTCCAGGCTATCTCCGGGTCGACGACCAGGATGGCGAGCCGCTGCCCGACTACGGCGTGCATTGGCCCGATAACGACGGCGACAAGTTTCGGGACCGGGGCTGGGCGGTGGAGCAGCCGAAGCGGTTCCTGGCGGGAGCCGTCATGGTCGGGACCGTCGATCAGCTCTTGATGGGCGGGTTGATGGTACGGCATGCGCAATTGCGTTCCGCCGCCATGTTGCGTCATCTCTTGGTGGTGGACGAGGTGCATGCAAGTGACCCGTACATGGAGGAACTCTTGCGGCACGTGCTCGACCAGCATCGCGCCGCCGGCGGTCATGCCCTGCTGATGTCCGCGACACTTGGTTCCGCCGCCCGCCACCGCCTGACTGGCCGCACCGACAGGCCGCCCGCACTGGAAGTCGTCGCGGACATGCCTTTCCCCGCAGTAACGTCGGGCACGAGAGATCCGGTCGAGCCGGCTATAGGCGACGCTCCTCCGCCGAAGCCGGTAGCGATCGAACTGGTCGGTGACCCGGAAGATCTCGACGCCGTGGCTCGGCTTGCGGTCGAGGCCGGGGAACGAGGCGCCCGGGTGCTCGTGATCGTCAACACGGTCCGCCGCGCCATGGAGCTTCAGCAGAAGGTCGAGATGCTGGCCAGCCCCTCCAGCTCCGGTCTGCTGTTCGGCATCGCCGGGCGGTCCTGTCCGCATCATGCGCGGTTCGCCGCCGAGGATCGCCGCCTCCTCGACGATGCGCTGGAACAGGCGTTCGGGAAGACGGCAAATGCTCCCTGCATCGCGGTCACGACCCAGACGGCCGAACAGAGCCTGGACATCGACGCGGACCTGCTCGTGACAGACCTGTGCCCGGCCGATGTCCTGCTGCAAAGGGTCGGGCGGCTGCACCGCCACAAACGACCACGCCCCACCGGGTTCGAGACGGCGCGGCTCGTGGTGCTTGCACCCACGATCGACGCCCTGTCGTCGCTGCTGCGTTCTGATGGCAGCGTAATCCCGCGGCTCCTCGGCTTCGGACGAACCTATCCCAATCTGCTGGGGTTGGCGGCGACCCGCCGCGAGCTGGAGGCACGGCGCGGTTTGGATCTGCCGCGGGAGAACCGATTGCTTGTCGAAGCGGCAACTCATCCCGAGGCGCTTACGGCCCTTGCCGAGTCGCTGGGCGGTTTCTGGACAGGGCATGCCAGGACCGTCATAGGCAAGGCCATCGCGCACGGGATGGCGGCGAATACGGCGGAGATCAAATGGAGCAAGCCCTTGGAACCTTTGCCCGAAGGGCTGGATGGCGCGATCAGCACCCGTCTCGGACTCAACGACCGCATGGCGATCTTCCGGAACGGAGTCGAAGGGCCGTTCGGACAGGAAGTGACTCGCATCCGCATTCCTGGATGGCTGGTGCCGCATTCTCCGGCGGAGGCCGCCCCCGAAAACGTTCAAGTCGAGGCTGGATCGCTGCTGTTCAATTTCGGCGGCAAGTCGCTTGGCTATGATCGCTTCGGGCTCAAAGCAACTTAA
- a CDS encoding trans-sulfuration enzyme family protein, with the protein MAGKPDSLKPETLAANALGWIDPNTGAIVPPIHPSTTYLRDPDNSYDTHGRVYSRADNPTYDQVEALLNRLEGGQGALVFSSGMASATALFMALKPGDHVVAPSVMYWSLRNWLIDFAKPWGLDVEFVPSADMDALARAVRPGRTALVWVESPSNPMWDVTDIQAASDIAHAAGARLAVDSTSASPVITRPLAFGADYVMHAGTKYLNGHSDVIAGALVTAADDDHWNRIKGVRKGLGAVLGPFESWLLLRGMRTLYPRVRTASANALDIARYFEGHPGVAEVLYPGLQSHPQHDIARRQMIEGFGGMLSIRMSGGAAAAVAVAASTEVFTRATSLGGVESLIEHRASIEGADTPVPDDLLRLSVGIEDAEDLIRDLIQAIEKSRSAV; encoded by the coding sequence ATGGCCGGCAAGCCCGACAGCCTGAAGCCCGAAACCCTTGCCGCCAACGCCCTGGGTTGGATCGACCCGAACACCGGCGCGATCGTGCCGCCGATCCATCCCAGCACGACCTATCTGCGCGACCCCGACAACAGCTACGACACCCACGGGCGCGTCTACAGCCGTGCCGACAACCCGACCTACGACCAGGTCGAGGCGTTGCTGAACCGGCTGGAAGGCGGGCAGGGGGCTCTGGTCTTCTCCTCCGGCATGGCGTCGGCGACGGCGCTGTTCATGGCCCTGAAGCCGGGCGACCATGTGGTGGCGCCCAGCGTGATGTACTGGTCGCTCCGCAACTGGCTGATCGACTTCGCCAAACCCTGGGGGCTGGACGTCGAGTTCGTGCCGAGCGCCGACATGGACGCCCTGGCACGCGCCGTCCGGCCGGGCAGGACGGCGCTGGTCTGGGTCGAATCGCCGAGCAACCCGATGTGGGACGTGACCGACATCCAGGCCGCGTCGGACATCGCCCACGCCGCCGGGGCGCGGCTGGCCGTGGACAGCACCTCGGCCAGCCCGGTGATCACCCGCCCGCTGGCGTTCGGCGCCGACTATGTGATGCATGCCGGCACCAAGTACCTGAACGGGCACAGCGACGTGATCGCCGGCGCGCTGGTCACCGCCGCCGACGACGACCACTGGAACCGGATCAAGGGTGTCCGCAAGGGCCTGGGAGCGGTGCTCGGCCCGTTCGAGAGCTGGCTGCTGCTGCGCGGCATGCGCACCCTGTACCCGCGGGTTCGCACTGCATCGGCCAACGCGCTCGACATCGCGCGGTATTTCGAGGGGCATCCCGGCGTCGCGGAGGTTCTGTATCCGGGGCTCCAGAGCCACCCCCAGCACGACATCGCCCGCCGCCAGATGATCGAAGGCTTCGGCGGCATGCTGTCGATCCGCATGAGCGGCGGTGCCGCCGCCGCGGTCGCGGTCGCGGCCAGTACCGAGGTCTTCACCCGCGCCACCTCGCTGGGCGGGGTCGAAAGCCTGATCGAGCACCGCGCCAGCATCGAGGGCGCGGACACGCCGGTTCCGGACGACCTGCTGCGCCTGTCGGTCGGCATCGAGGATGCCGAGGATCTGATCCGCGACCTGATCCAGGCGATCGAGAAGAGCCGTTCGGCGGTCTGA
- the gatB gene encoding Asp-tRNA(Asn)/Glu-tRNA(Gln) amidotransferase subunit GatB — translation MTSVINGTNLIKGETGDWEVVIGLEVHAQVISNAKLFSGASTLFGAEPNTQVSFVDAAFPGMLPVINEHCVEQAVRTGLGLKAQINLFSVFDRKNYFYADLPSGYQISQFQQPIVGKGEIVLDMPDGTSRTVGVTRLHLEMDAGKSVHDLHPSRTYVDLNRSGVALMEIVSEPDMRTSEEAAAYVRKLRAILRYLGTCDGNMEEGSMRCDVNVSVRRPGEPYGTRTETKNVNSIRYVQMAIDYEVQRQIEVIEGGGTIVQETRLWDTTKFVTRSMRSKEEAHDYRYFPDPDLLPLELEQSWVDAIKATLPELPDDKKARFISDYKLSNYDAGVLVAERASADFYETVAKGRDPKLAANWTMGELFGALNKQGKGIEQSPVSAEDLGGLIDLISDNTISGRIAKDVFAEMVATGKPAALIVEEKGLRQVTDTGAIDSAIDGVLAANPDKVAEYKGGKEKLFGFFVGQVMKQTQGKANPAMVNEILTRKLNG, via the coding sequence ATGACCAGTGTGATCAACGGGACTAATTTGATCAAGGGCGAGACCGGCGACTGGGAAGTGGTGATCGGGCTGGAAGTCCATGCCCAGGTCATTTCGAACGCGAAACTGTTCTCGGGAGCCTCGACCCTTTTCGGTGCCGAACCGAACACGCAGGTGAGTTTCGTCGATGCCGCGTTCCCCGGCATGCTGCCCGTCATCAATGAGCACTGCGTCGAGCAGGCGGTCCGCACGGGCCTGGGCCTGAAGGCGCAGATCAACCTGTTCTCGGTGTTCGACCGCAAGAACTACTTCTACGCCGACCTGCCGTCGGGCTACCAGATCAGCCAGTTCCAGCAGCCGATCGTGGGCAAGGGCGAGATCGTGCTGGACATGCCGGACGGCACCAGCCGCACCGTCGGCGTCACCCGCCTGCACCTGGAGATGGACGCGGGCAAGAGCGTCCATGACCTGCATCCGAGCCGCACCTATGTCGACCTGAACCGGTCCGGCGTCGCCCTGATGGAGATCGTTTCGGAGCCGGACATGCGCACCTCGGAGGAGGCCGCGGCCTATGTCCGGAAGCTGCGGGCGATCCTGCGTTATCTCGGCACCTGCGACGGAAACATGGAGGAAGGCTCCATGCGCTGCGACGTCAACGTGTCGGTGCGGCGGCCGGGCGAGCCCTACGGCACGCGGACCGAGACGAAGAACGTCAACTCGATCCGCTATGTCCAGATGGCGATCGACTATGAAGTTCAGCGCCAGATCGAGGTGATCGAGGGCGGCGGGACGATCGTTCAGGAGACGCGGCTGTGGGACACGACCAAGTTCGTGACCCGGTCGATGCGCAGCAAGGAGGAGGCGCACGACTACCGCTACTTCCCCGACCCCGACCTGCTGCCGCTGGAGCTGGAGCAGTCCTGGGTGGACGCGATCAAGGCGACCTTGCCGGAGCTGCCCGACGACAAGAAGGCGCGCTTCATCAGCGACTACAAGCTGTCGAACTATGACGCCGGCGTGCTGGTCGCGGAACGGGCGAGCGCCGACTTCTACGAGACCGTCGCCAAGGGCCGCGATCCGAAGCTGGCCGCCAACTGGACCATGGGCGAGCTGTTCGGCGCGCTCAACAAGCAGGGCAAGGGGATCGAGCAGTCCCCGGTCTCCGCCGAGGACCTGGGCGGCCTGATCGACCTGATCTCCGACAACACGATCAGCGGCCGCATTGCCAAGGACGTGTTCGCCGAGATGGTCGCGACCGGCAAGCCGGCGGCCCTGATCGTCGAGGAGAAGGGCCTGCGGCAGGTGACCGACACGGGTGCCATCGACAGCGCGATCGACGGCGTCCTGGCGGCCAATCCGGACAAGGTCGCCGAGTACAAGGGCGGCAAGGAGAAGCTGTTCGGCTTCTTCGTCGGCCAGGTCATGAAGCAGACCCAGGGCAAGGCCAACCCCGCCATGGTCAACGAGATCCTGACCAGGAAGCTGAACGGCTGA
- a CDS encoding amidase family protein, translated as MTDLTKLTMTEALAGMSKGEFTSVELTEAHVRAVEASRPLNAFITETPDQAIAMAERADARRAKGEAGPMNGLPIAVKDLFCTEGFQTTAGSHILEGFKPPYESTVTANLWRDGAVMLGKVNLDEFAMGSSNVTSHFGPVVSPWSQGTLVQRDLAEEGGFLSELTAAVRQPRPVQEWQWTRKLVPGGSSGGSAAAVAARCAMAATGTDTGGSIRQPASFVGIVGIKPTYGRCSRWGIVAFASSLDQAGPMTRTVEDAALMLGSMCGFDPKDSTSVDMPVPDFRAALTGDIRGLKVGIPKEYRVDGMPAEIEKLWQQGIDWLKAAGAEPVEISLPHTKYALATYYIVAPAECSSNLARYDGVRFGLRVEGKDLKDMYENTRAEGFGAEVKRRIMIGTYVLSAGYYDAYYRKAQQVRTRIAQDFEQAYKQCDVILTPTAPSTAFAIGEKMDDPIAMYLNDVFTVPASLAGLPGISVPAGLASDGLPLGLQILGRPFDESTVLRVAGVLENAAGFDALPPFVAARG; from the coding sequence ATGACGGATCTGACAAAGCTGACCATGACCGAAGCCCTGGCCGGGATGTCCAAGGGCGAGTTCACCAGCGTCGAGCTGACCGAGGCGCATGTCCGCGCCGTCGAGGCGTCGCGCCCCCTGAACGCCTTCATCACCGAGACTCCGGACCAGGCGATCGCCATGGCCGAGCGGGCCGACGCCCGCCGCGCCAAGGGCGAGGCCGGCCCGATGAACGGCCTGCCGATCGCGGTCAAGGACCTGTTCTGTACGGAAGGCTTCCAGACCACCGCCGGCAGCCACATCCTGGAAGGCTTCAAACCCCCGTATGAGTCCACCGTCACCGCCAACCTGTGGCGGGACGGCGCCGTCATGCTGGGCAAGGTCAACCTGGACGAGTTCGCCATGGGCTCCTCCAACGTGACCAGCCATTTCGGCCCCGTCGTCAGCCCCTGGAGCCAGGGCACCCTGGTGCAGCGCGACCTGGCGGAGGAGGGCGGCTTCCTGTCCGAGCTGACCGCCGCCGTGCGCCAGCCGCGCCCGGTGCAGGAATGGCAGTGGACCCGCAAGCTGGTGCCCGGCGGATCGTCGGGCGGTTCGGCCGCCGCGGTGGCGGCGCGCTGCGCCATGGCCGCGACCGGGACCGACACCGGCGGCTCGATCCGCCAGCCGGCCTCGTTCGTCGGCATCGTCGGCATCAAGCCGACCTACGGCCGCTGCTCGCGCTGGGGCATCGTCGCCTTCGCGTCGTCGCTCGACCAGGCCGGCCCGATGACCCGCACGGTCGAGGACGCCGCCCTGATGCTGGGTTCCATGTGCGGGTTCGATCCCAAGGATTCGACCAGCGTGGACATGCCGGTGCCCGACTTCCGCGCGGCGCTGACCGGCGACATCCGGGGCCTGAAGGTCGGCATCCCGAAGGAATACCGGGTCGACGGCATGCCGGCCGAGATCGAGAAGCTGTGGCAGCAGGGCATCGACTGGCTGAAGGCGGCCGGCGCCGAACCGGTCGAGATCAGCCTGCCGCACACCAAGTACGCCCTGGCGACCTATTACATCGTGGCGCCGGCCGAATGCTCGTCCAACCTGGCGCGCTACGACGGCGTCCGCTTCGGCCTGCGGGTCGAGGGCAAGGACCTGAAGGACATGTACGAGAACACCCGCGCCGAGGGCTTCGGGGCGGAGGTCAAGCGCCGCATCATGATCGGCACCTACGTGCTGTCGGCGGGATACTACGACGCCTATTACCGCAAGGCGCAGCAGGTCCGGACCCGGATCGCGCAGGACTTCGAGCAGGCCTACAAGCAGTGCGACGTGATCCTGACGCCGACGGCGCCCAGCACCGCGTTCGCCATCGGCGAGAAGATGGACGATCCGATCGCCATGTACCTGAACGACGTGTTCACGGTGCCGGCGTCGCTGGCGGGTCTGCCCGGCATCTCGGTGCCGGCGGGGCTGGCATCCGACGGCTTGCCGCTGGGCCTGCAGATCCTCGGCCGGCCGTTCGACGAGTCGACCGTGCTGCGGGTGGCCGGCGTGCTGGAGAATGCCGCCGGCTTCGACGCCCTGCCGCCCTTCGTCGCCGCCCGCGGCTGA
- the gatC gene encoding Asp-tRNA(Asn)/Glu-tRNA(Gln) amidotransferase subunit GatC, whose protein sequence is MSLDKATVAKIAHLARIKVPEADQDHLAGELSNILNFVEQLNEVDTAGVQPMTSVAPHKLRRRPDAVTDGGIRDAVLLNAPDSAEGFFVVPKVVE, encoded by the coding sequence ATGTCGCTCGATAAGGCCACCGTGGCGAAGATCGCCCACTTGGCCCGCATCAAGGTGCCCGAGGCCGACCAGGACCACCTGGCCGGCGAACTCAGCAACATCCTGAACTTCGTCGAGCAATTGAACGAGGTCGATACCGCCGGCGTGCAACCGATGACCAGCGTGGCACCCCACAAGCTGCGCCGCCGTCCCGACGCCGTCACCGACGGCGGGATCCGCGATGCCGTCCTGCTCAACGCCCCGGACAGCGCCGAGGGCTTCTTCGTCGTGCCGAAGGTTGTCGAGTGA
- the ruvX gene encoding Holliday junction resolvase RuvX, producing the protein MAIRKLTDLLDIVPRGRRLLGLDLGTKTIGMAISDPGFSVASPIGTIKRTKFTVDARELARIIKDREVGAVVIGLPVNMDGSEGPSAERARQFGASMLEHRDILGGEQEIAFWDERLSTSAVQRMMIDADMTRKRRAEVVDKMAAAYILQGALDALAGMRAAARLAEEERLEQERFDRESGGEEGTEDGSS; encoded by the coding sequence ATGGCGATCCGCAAGCTCACGGACCTTCTCGACATCGTGCCCCGCGGCAGGCGGCTGCTGGGGCTCGACCTGGGCACCAAGACCATCGGCATGGCGATCTCCGACCCCGGATTCTCCGTGGCGTCGCCCATCGGCACGATCAAGCGCACCAAGTTCACGGTGGACGCGCGCGAGCTGGCCCGGATCATCAAGGACCGGGAGGTCGGCGCCGTCGTGATCGGGCTGCCGGTCAACATGGACGGCAGCGAGGGACCCTCGGCCGAACGCGCCAGGCAGTTCGGCGCCAGCATGCTGGAGCATCGGGACATCCTGGGCGGCGAGCAGGAGATCGCGTTCTGGGACGAGCGACTGTCCACCAGCGCGGTCCAGCGCATGATGATCGACGCAGACATGACCCGGAAGCGCCGCGCCGAGGTGGTGGACAAGATGGCCGCCGCCTACATCCTCCAGGGCGCGCTGGACGCGCTCGCGGGGATGCGCGCGGCGGCGCGGCTGGCCGAAGAGGAACGGCTCGAACAGGAACGTTTCGACCGGGAAAGCGGCGGGGAGGAAGGGACCGAAGACGGCAGTTCCTGA
- a CDS encoding AEC family transporter, whose amino-acid sequence MSQLFIVFTALTPIFILILLGYVLRRRRFVPDEAWVPVEKLTYYIFFPLLLLDNLSKASLGDLAVVPMGLALVSAILTTTLFLLLLRRHLHPDGPAFTSVFQGSVRPNTFVGLAAAAALFGKPGVTLFAIGLATVVPLVNVLCVIVLSRYGSGNGSSIRAVALGILRNPIIIGVAAGAALNLVGIGRPPLIGPVFEILGDAALPLGLLAVGAGLDLAAARSAGGAVLQSSLTKLLVVPGLTALYGAVFGVHGLTLTVAVLFNSLPAAASAYVLARQMGGDARLMAGTITLQTVLALPSIPLALLLFG is encoded by the coding sequence ATGTCCCAGCTCTTCATCGTCTTCACCGCCCTCACGCCGATCTTCATCCTGATCCTGCTGGGATACGTGCTGCGCCGGCGCCGGTTCGTCCCGGACGAAGCCTGGGTGCCGGTCGAGAAGCTCACCTATTACATCTTCTTTCCGCTCCTGCTGCTGGACAACCTGTCCAAGGCCAGCCTGGGCGACCTCGCGGTCGTCCCCATGGGACTGGCCCTGGTCTCGGCGATCCTGACCACCACACTGTTCCTGCTTCTGCTGCGCAGGCATCTCCATCCAGACGGTCCCGCCTTCACCTCCGTCTTTCAGGGATCGGTGAGGCCGAACACCTTCGTCGGGTTGGCCGCCGCCGCGGCACTGTTCGGCAAACCCGGCGTCACGCTGTTCGCGATCGGCTTGGCGACGGTCGTGCCGCTGGTGAACGTGCTGTGCGTGATCGTCCTGTCCCGCTACGGCTCCGGGAACGGCAGCTCGATCCGGGCGGTCGCCCTGGGCATCCTGCGCAACCCGATCATCATCGGCGTGGCGGCCGGAGCGGCGCTCAACCTCGTCGGCATCGGCCGGCCGCCCCTGATCGGCCCCGTCTTCGAGATCCTGGGCGATGCCGCCCTGCCGCTCGGGCTGCTGGCGGTCGGCGCCGGCCTGGATCTCGCGGCGGCGCGCTCCGCCGGTGGTGCCGTGCTCCAGTCGTCGCTGACGAAACTGCTGGTCGTGCCGGGGCTGACGGCGCTGTACGGCGCCGTCTTCGGGGTCCACGGCCTGACCCTGACAGTGGCGGTGCTCTTCAACAGCCTGCCGGCCGCAGCGTCTGCCTATGTGCTGGCACGCCAGATGGGCGGCGACGCCCGGCTGATGGCCGGGACGATCACCCTTCAGACAGTCCTGGCCCTGCCGTCCATTCCGCTCGCATTGCTGCTGTTCGGATGA
- a CDS encoding LysR family transcriptional regulator produces MDFETHQSRHLPPLSAVRAFEAAGRHGSFTGAAQELKVTPAAISHHVKMLESWLGVVLFRRFARGLELTDDGRRYLPRLTSALDEIASVTGDLMNERADRD; encoded by the coding sequence TTGGACTTCGAAACGCATCAGAGCCGGCATTTGCCACCGCTCAGCGCCGTACGGGCATTCGAGGCGGCGGGGCGGCATGGCAGCTTCACGGGCGCGGCGCAGGAGCTGAAAGTGACTCCGGCGGCGATCAGCCACCATGTCAAGATGCTCGAAAGCTGGCTTGGAGTCGTCCTGTTCCGTCGCTTCGCCCGGGGCCTGGAGTTGACCGACGACGGGCGCCGCTATCTGCCGCGCCTGACCAGCGCGCTGGACGAGATCGCCTCGGTGACGGGCGATCTCATGAACGAACGGGCCGACCGCGATTGA
- a CDS encoding DUF1127 domain-containing protein produces the protein MSVGIGKSAPHGADISLKSFNRLLVTAFDTLLEWQDRARQRHRLGEMDDHLLRDIGLSRADLEQEVVKPFWRP, from the coding sequence ATGTCCGTCGGCATTGGAAAGTCCGCTCCGCACGGTGCGGACATAAGCCTGAAGAGCTTCAATCGCCTCCTGGTGACTGCCTTCGATACCTTGCTGGAATGGCAGGACCGGGCGCGGCAGCGCCACCGCCTGGGCGAGATGGACGATCACCTTCTGCGCGACATCGGCCTGTCCCGCGCCGATCTGGAACAGGAAGTGGTCAAGCCGTTCTGGCGGCCCTGA
- a CDS encoding transcriptional regulator GcvA yields the protein MGRRLPPLNAIRAFEAAARHLSFTRAAEELNVTQAAISHQIKGLEDVLGVPLFRRLNRALVLTEAGQGYLPPLREALDQIADATAKLKAADGGGSLTISTIASFAAKWLVPRLPHFQEQHPHLDVLLSTTPQMVDFTQQDVDAAIRFGRGGWEGVRAEKLLTEDIFPVCSPALLEGPKRLRTPEDLAGFTLLHDDFLIGWTMWLQSAGVRGVDAARGPRFTDSALVLQAAVAGHGIALARRVLAADDLDAGRLVAPFGITLPTELAYYFVAPPRYFDRPKVAAFYEWVCGEARDYRKAEERTGTAAALVNGAGQSL from the coding sequence ATGGGCCGCCGCCTGCCACCGCTGAACGCCATCCGCGCCTTCGAGGCCGCCGCGCGCCATCTCAGCTTCACCCGCGCGGCGGAGGAACTGAACGTGACGCAGGCCGCCATCAGCCACCAGATCAAGGGGCTGGAGGACGTGCTGGGCGTGCCGCTGTTCCGGCGGCTCAACCGGGCGCTGGTGCTGACCGAGGCCGGCCAGGGCTATCTGCCGCCGCTGCGGGAAGCGCTGGACCAGATCGCCGACGCGACGGCGAAGCTCAAGGCCGCCGACGGCGGAGGCTCGCTCACCATCAGCACCATCGCCTCCTTCGCCGCCAAATGGCTCGTCCCGCGGCTGCCGCACTTCCAGGAGCAGCATCCCCATCTGGACGTCCTGCTGTCCACGACCCCGCAGATGGTCGACTTCACCCAGCAGGACGTGGACGCGGCCATCCGGTTCGGGCGCGGCGGCTGGGAAGGGGTGCGGGCGGAGAAGCTGCTGACCGAGGATATCTTCCCGGTCTGCTCACCCGCCCTGCTCGAAGGCCCCAAACGCCTGCGCACGCCGGAAGACCTGGCCGGGTTCACCCTGCTGCACGACGATTTCCTGATCGGCTGGACCATGTGGCTCCAGTCGGCCGGCGTGCGCGGCGTGGACGCGGCGCGCGGCCCCCGCTTCACGGATTCGGCCCTGGTGCTCCAGGCGGCGGTGGCCGGCCACGGCATCGCGCTGGCGCGCCGGGTGCTGGCGGCCGACGACCTGGACGCCGGCCGGTTGGTGGCACCGTTCGGCATCACCCTGCCGACCGAGCTGGCCTATTACTTCGTGGCGCCGCCCCGCTACTTCGACCGCCCCAAGGTGGCGGCCTTTTATGAATGGGTGTGCGGCGAGGCCCGCGATTACAGGAAGGCGGAGGAGCGCACGGGCACGGCGGCCGCGCTTGTCAACGGCGCCGGCCAGTCCCTATAA